CCTCAGTGCCCGGCGTGTTTGCGGCCGGCGACTGCACGACGGTGCCCTTCAAGCAGATCGTCATCGCCGCCGGAGATGGCGCCAAGGCCGCGCTGGGGGCCTTTGACCACCTGATGCGGCAGCCGGCCTGAAGCGGCCTGACTGAAGCCGTTCGGCTACCGCAGCCGACGGCGATCCGCCTGAACCCAGGCGGTGGCCAGCAGTCCGACGATCAGCAGCACGGAGTACTCGGCACCGTTGCGCCCGGCGCCCACCACGAACCAGCCAAAGGGGGCGTGCACCAGCGCGATGCCGGTGGCGTACACCGCGCTGAACAGCAGGCACAGTGGTGCCACGGCCCAGCGGCCCCAGGCCAGCAGGGGCGCTCCGATGAGCTCCAACGCGGTGATACCCACCGCCAGGCTCAGTCCCACGGGCTGGCGCAGGCTGCCCAGCGCCTCAGAAAAGGGCAGCCCCGGACCTGCCAGCCATTCGCCAAAGAGCAGGTAGCCGCCGCTCAGTGCTCGGTGGGCGCCGTGGATGAAGATCAGCAGCGCGAGGCACAGGCGCAGGGCCAGCAGGGCTTGGCGGGCGCGGAGGTCCGAATTCGGCATTGGGGGGTCTCTACAGGGCGAAGCGCGCAGCCTATGCGAGCTGCTGCGACATGGCGTCGGTCACGGTCCGGGTCGGGCCGCGACTGGCAGGCCCGGGTCTGGGCTGTGCAGGGCCGATGGCGATCGGCCGAACTCCGCCTTGAATGCGCTGCCGAAGTGGCTGTGCGACGAGAAGCCCAGTTCCAGCGCCAGCGCAGTGAGTTGACCGCGCATCTCCGGCAGCCGGAACAGCGCCTCGCGCAGTCGCAACCGATTCAGTTGGCGATGCAGGCTGTGGCCGGTGACGCTGCGGTACACCCGGCAGGCGTGAAAGGGCGACGCGCCGCAGTCGCGGGCCAGCTGCTCCAGGCTCAGGGCCTGCGTGAAGCCCTCAGCCAGGCGCTCATCCAAGGCAACGGCCAAGCGTTCCCAGGCGGGGCTGATGCGGCCTTGGCCGTGCTGGTGGGCCGGCTCCCCGGCCTGCTCGCGCGCATCCGCCAGCACGCTCTCCACCAGCATCAGCATCAGTTCGTCTCGATCCAGCGACGCCGCCTCGGCCTGCCGCAGTTGCCAGTGCAAGAGCGCGCTGCGGGTCGAGCTGTGCACCGCCATGCTCTGGAAGTCGAAGGCCAACTCGTCCAGCAACTCGGGCGGCAGGCTCAGGCAAGTGGCGCGGCGCGGTCGGTCCGTGGGGGAGGCCAGGGCATAGCCCTCATGAGCGGCATGCAGCAAGGCGCGGCCGGGGCTGGCCACCACCTGACGGCCAGACAGGCGGCGCAAATCCATGCCCCGGGTGGGCAACTCGATGAAGGCCTGCGGGCTCTCCTCGTCCAGCCAGCCGCTGCGCCGGCCGCTGCAATGCCATTCGCTGACCTGGGGCAGGGCGGTTGCGGCGCTTTGGGCGGGCATGGTGGATTCAGTGGCGGACGAGCAGGAATTTGATAGCGCGCTGGCCGCGCGGCGCGAAGAATAGGTGCATGCCGATCACCTCCTCCCCCCTTTTCTCCTCGTCCTCAACCCGGCTTGCCGTGCGCCGATTGGGTCATGCCTTGGCCCTCAGCGGGCTGCTGGCACTGAGCCCAGTCACGCAAGCCGCGACGACCCCCGACTCGTCCAACGTGCCCATCCCGCAGCTTGCGCCGCGCCCCGAGGACGTGGCCAGCATCGACGGCTTGATGCGCGCCTTCTACGCCGTGGTCAATGTGCGCCCCGATCAGCCGCGCCAGTGGGGGCGCGACCGCACGCTTTACAGTCCCTGGGTGCGCTTTGTGGCCACCTCGATCGGGGCCGATGGCCAGCCGCGGGCACGGGTCTGGACGCACCAGGAATTTGTGAACGCGACCGAGCCTCTGGTGCAACAGGGCTTTGCCGAGCGTGAGATCCACCGGCGCACCCGGGTCTATGGCGCCATCGCGCATGTGGACTCGACCTATGAGACCGAACTGGTCGGCCCTGAGGGGCTGCTGCGCTCGCGCGGCGTCAACAGCATCGAGATGCTGTTCGACGGCCAGCGCTGGTGGATCACCCACGTGATGTGGATGAGCGAGTCGCCGCAGGCGCCCATTCCTGCAGAGCTGCTGCCGGCGAGGCCGTGAGCGCCCCGGCGTGCGGCGCTTGCTCTCAGGGGCGCGAAGCCAGGGCCGGCTGCAGCACAGCCGCTACCGAAGTCATCACGGAGTCTTCGGCCCTGGCGATCAGGCTGTTTCGCATGGCCTGCACGATCGCCCTCAGCGCAAGCTGTCGCTCGGCCGGCCCAGCGAGCGGCGGCAGATTGAGATAGGCCGCCAGCGCGTGAATCACGGCGGATTCACCGTACAGCGCCAGGCGCACCAGGATTTGTCGCAGCCTTGGGGACTCGGAAGCGAGGGCGCTCAAGTCAGGCAGAACGGCGTGTTCTGCCAGGAAGACCAGCAACTCTTCATAGGCCTTGGCGCGCTCCACGGTCTTGACGCTCTTTTTCTCGTTGCGTCGATCCAGGAAGGTCTTGAGCAGGGCGGCGGTGAGGCCCGACGCGAGCAAGCTCGAGAGCACTGAGGTGATCAGTGTTTGATGCGTTGCGAAATCAGCCATGGGTTTGTTTGTGGATGAGGGGATTGCGGGCCGAGCAGCGACGTCTGACTGTAGTGGGACACCCAAGGGGGGCGGCGGGCGGCGTCGGCCCTGATGCGCGCTGGCTGAAAACGGCGTAGAACCGCGCCTTTCCACCGCCTCTCGGAAGCCGACCATGACCTCCCTGACCCTGAACGGCAAGGCGCAGCGTTGCGAAGCCGACCCTGCCACCCCCTTGCTCTGGGTGCTGCGCGATGAGCTGGGCCTGACCGGCACCAAGTTCGGCTGTGGCATCGCGCAGTGCGGTGCCTGCACGGTGCACTACAACGGCCAGGCCACGCGCAGCTGTGTGCTGCCGCTGTCCGCCGCTGCCGGGGCCCAGGTGCAGACCATCGAAGGGGTAGGCACCGATCCCATCGGGCGGCTGGTGCAGCAGGCCTGGGTGGAACTCGATGTCGCCCAGTGCGGGTATTGCCAGAGCGGCCAGGTGATGGCCGCCGTGGCCCTGCTGAAGCAAACCCCTCGCCCCACCGACGCCCAGATTGATGCGGCCATGAGCGGCAATCTGTGCCGTTGCGGCGCCTATGTGCGCATCCGCGCCGCCATCCACGCCGCTGCGGCCCATTTGAGCTGAGGGAGCCCGCCATGATCATTGACCGCCTCCCCAATCTGGCCCCGTTGGGCCGCCGCCATTTCCTGGTGACCAGTGTGGCGGGCCTGACCGGCCTGGCCCTGAGCCCCTGGCAGGCCCTGGCCCAGCCGGAGGCCAAGGCCAAGCCCGGCCAAGCGCCGACCGAGCAACCACCCGCTTTCGTGCACATCGCCCCTGACGGCCAGACCACCATCCTGTGCAACCGCATGGACATGGGGCAGGGCATCGAGACCGCCCTGGCCATGATCTGCGCCGAGGAGTTGGAGGTCGAGTGGAGCGCGGTGCGAACCGGCTTTGGCAACCAAAAGCCCGCCTATGTGGACCCGGCCATGGGCATGCACCTGACGGGCGGTTCGAACTCCATCAAGAACAGCTACACCCAATACCGCGAACTGGGCGCGCGTTGCCGCGCCATGCTGTTGGCTGCCGCTGCCCAGGCTTGGGGCGAGCCGGTACAGGACCTGCGCAGCGAGCGCGGACGCGTGATCGGCAAGCAGCGCAGCGCCGGCTATGGCGAACTGTTCGAGGCCGCCATGCGCCTGCCCGTGCCCGAAGCCGTGACGCTGAAACCCGCTGCGCAGTTCAGCCTGATTGGCAAGCCCATGGGCCTCAAAGTGGCGCGCGCCAAAAGCGACGGCACCCAGGTCTATGGCATGGACATCCGCCTGCCCGGCATGAAGAGCGCCGTGATCGAGCGGCCGCCCGTCTTCAATGGCAAGGTGGCGTCCTTTGACGCCAGCGCCGCGCTGGCCATCCCGGGCGTGCGCGCGGTCTTCAAGGTGGCGCTGGATCGCGGCGGTGAAGGCCTTGCCGTGGTGGCGGATGGCTATTGGCCGGCACAGCAGGCGCGCAAGGCCCTGAAGATCCAGTGGCAGCTCGACGGCTTGGGGCGCGCGGACACCGACCAACTGCGCGCCCAGTACCTGGCCCTGGCCAACACCGAAGGCGCCCTGGTGCCCGACCCGCGCTTTCGCAAGGAGCTCCCGCCGCTGGCGAAATCGCCCAAGCGCATCGTGGCGGACTTCGTCTTCCCCTATTTGAACCACGCGCAGATGGAGCCCCTGGCCTGCACGGTGGACCTGCAGCCGGACGCCTGCACCCTGCACTACGCCTCGCAGATGCCGGGTGTGGACGCCGGCGCGGTGGCCCAGCAGACCGGCCTGCCCTTTGACAAGGTGAACATCCAGGTGCAGATGGCCGGCGGCGGATTTGGGCGCCGCGCCACCCCGACGGCCGAGTTCGTGCGTGAGGCCGTGGCCGTGGCCCAAGGTCTGGCCGCCGCAGGCCAGCGCGCGCCGGTCAAGGTGATCTGGAGCCGCGAAGACGATATGAAGGCCGGCTACTACCGGCCCTTCACCGTGCACCGCGCCGAGATCGGCTTTGATGCGCAGGGCCAGGTGCAGGGCTGGAACCATCGCATCGTCAGTCAGAGCATCGTGACCGGCTCGCCCTTCGAGCCCTTCATGGTCAAGGACGGCGTGGACGCGACCACGCCCGAGGGCATGGGCGAGCCCTACCAGGTGCCGATGCGCCTATCCGTGCATCACCCCAAGGTCAATGTGCCGGTGCTGTGGTGGCGCTCGGTGGGCTCCACTCACACCGCCTACGTGATGGAGACCTTGATCGACGAAATTGCGCAGGCCACCCGCCAGGACCCGGTGGCCTACCGACGCAAGATGATCCACCCCGAAGCCAAGCGCACGCTGGCGGCGCTGAACCTGGCGGTGGAGCGCAGCGGCTACGAGACCCGCAAGCTCGCGCCCGGCCAGGCCTGGGGTGTGGCGGTGCACGCCAGCTTTGAGTCCGTGGTCGCCTATGTGGTGCTGGCCACGCTGGAGGGCAAGGGCAAGGCGCGGCGGCCGCGCCTGCTGGAGGTGCACGCCGGTGTGCACTGCAATCTGTGCGTCAACCCGCGCACCGTTGAGGCCCAGGTGCAGGGGGCGGCGCTGATGGCCCTGGGCACCACCCTGCCCAATCACCGCATCACGCTCAAGGACGGCCGGGTGGAGCAGGGCAATTTCGACGCCTACGCCATGCCGCGCATGGCCGATGCCCCCCAGCGGGTGGCCGTGCACATCGTGCCCTCGCAGGACGCCCCCACCGGCATGGGCGAACCCGGCCTGCCGCCGCTGGCGCCGGCTCTGGCCAATGCCGTGGCGCGCCTCACAGGGCGGCGTCAGCGCGAGTTGCCGTTCGCCCCTTTGTGATGGGCTGAGCCGCACTCACCCGCAAGGCAAAGGCCCCGTGAATCGGCGGATTCACGGGGCCTTTTGTTCGGGCTGGGCGCTTGATTAGCGCGGTGCCTGCGTGAACAGCTTGGCCGCGCGGCCCTTGAGTTCCAGCAGTTCGTTGGCGGTCAGCGAGTAGCGGCCGCTGCCATCGGCCTCGACGCGGAACTCCACCTCGCGCGCACCGTTTTGCAGGATGCCCACGCTGAACTCGTAGTCCTCTTGCGCGGCCGGGACACCCTGGGTGGCGACGTCGTAGTCCTCGTAGCGCACGTTGCGGATCTCGCCGCTGGCCAGGTCCAGCTCGCCACGGGCACGCACTTCGCCGTCGCTGAGTTCGTCAATGATTTGGATGGGGAGCTTCAGGTCCATGGCCGTCGTCGCAAAAAGGGGGTGGAAAAGAGGTGGCCAAGGATTGGCGGGGGCGCATTGTCGGGGCTGCGCGCCAAGACGCGGACGAACAATTGGCGGAGTTTGCGCTGCGGCGAGAGGGAAAGCCCAGCTCGGCGCGGAGCAATCGGGGTCGTAATATGACCTGACACCCAACGCCCGTTCGTTGGGCGAGTCGGCATCCCTCTCAAGACCATGAACGTCCCGCATCCCCCATCGACGCCGGTCCGCCTTGCGCAAGCTGGCTTTGGCGTGCGGCGTGCGCAAGCGAAGTGGGCGACTGTTGGTGCGCTGATGGCGGGGGGCGTGGGGGCCTTGTTGGCGCCCCTGTTGGCAGCGGCGCAGCCGCTCGCACCGGTCGAAGCGCCCGTGACCCTGCACTACATCCAGCGCCCGCCCTACATGATGGTGCAGGGCGAAGGCCTGACCGGGCTGACGGGCGGGCCTTCCTACCAAGCCTTCAAGCTGGCCAATGTGCCGGTGCGGATCGAAGAAACCCCCTTTCAGCGCCAGTTGCGCGCCGTGAAGGAGAACACCGGTCTGGACTGCATGATCGGCATGTTCTGGAAGGCTGAGCGCGAGGAGTTCGGGCGCTACAGCAAGCCGGTCTACCAGGACCAGCCGCAGCTGATCCTGGCCGCCGCCGCCCAGGCGCAGCGCTTTCAGGGTCACACGTCGATTGAGGACCTTTTCAACGATCGCTCGCTGCGCCTGCTGGTCAAGCAGGCCTACTCCTACGGCACACCGCTGGACACCCTGATCGAGAAGCTTCAGCCCAACCGTCGCGCCACCGTGGACGAAAACCTGCTGATGGTGCGGCAGATCAAGCTGGGCATGGCCGACTACATGCTGATGGCCCCGGAGGAAGCCGCTGTCGCCATCGAGGCCGCCGGATTCCAGGCGGGCGACTTCCTGCAGATCCGCTACAAGACCATGCCGCCGGGCGAGCCCCGGCATCTGCTGTGCAGCAAGAACGTGCCCGTGGACGTGATGCAGCGGCTGGATGCCGCCATCAAGAGGCTCGGCGACAAAGGCACCGTGACGCGGCGTTAGGGTCCGCCCTCCGGGCGTGCATCTGCAGCGCTCGAGTGCGGGCCTGGGGCCCGTCGTCTTGAACGGCGACCCTCAGTCGCGGCCCC
Above is a window of Inhella inkyongensis DNA encoding:
- a CDS encoding (2Fe-2S)-binding protein codes for the protein MTSLTLNGKAQRCEADPATPLLWVLRDELGLTGTKFGCGIAQCGACTVHYNGQATRSCVLPLSAAAGAQVQTIEGVGTDPIGRLVQQAWVELDVAQCGYCQSGQVMAAVALLKQTPRPTDAQIDAAMSGNLCRCGAYVRIRAAIHAAAAHLS
- a CDS encoding substrate-binding periplasmic protein, whose translation is MNVPHPPSTPVRLAQAGFGVRRAQAKWATVGALMAGGVGALLAPLLAAAQPLAPVEAPVTLHYIQRPPYMMVQGEGLTGLTGGPSYQAFKLANVPVRIEETPFQRQLRAVKENTGLDCMIGMFWKAEREEFGRYSKPVYQDQPQLILAAAAQAQRFQGHTSIEDLFNDRSLRLLVKQAYSYGTPLDTLIEKLQPNRRATVDENLLMVRQIKLGMADYMLMAPEEAAVAIEAAGFQAGDFLQIRYKTMPPGEPRHLLCSKNVPVDVMQRLDAAIKRLGDKGTVTRR
- a CDS encoding helix-turn-helix transcriptional regulator, which produces MPAQSAATALPQVSEWHCSGRRSGWLDEESPQAFIELPTRGMDLRRLSGRQVVASPGRALLHAAHEGYALASPTDRPRRATCLSLPPELLDELAFDFQSMAVHSSTRSALLHWQLRQAEAASLDRDELMLMLVESVLADAREQAGEPAHQHGQGRISPAWERLAVALDERLAEGFTQALSLEQLARDCGASPFHACRVYRSVTGHSLHRQLNRLRLREALFRLPEMRGQLTALALELGFSSHSHFGSAFKAEFGRSPSALHSPDPGLPVAARPGP
- a CDS encoding xanthine dehydrogenase family protein molybdopterin-binding subunit; amino-acid sequence: MIIDRLPNLAPLGRRHFLVTSVAGLTGLALSPWQALAQPEAKAKPGQAPTEQPPAFVHIAPDGQTTILCNRMDMGQGIETALAMICAEELEVEWSAVRTGFGNQKPAYVDPAMGMHLTGGSNSIKNSYTQYRELGARCRAMLLAAAAQAWGEPVQDLRSERGRVIGKQRSAGYGELFEAAMRLPVPEAVTLKPAAQFSLIGKPMGLKVARAKSDGTQVYGMDIRLPGMKSAVIERPPVFNGKVASFDASAALAIPGVRAVFKVALDRGGEGLAVVADGYWPAQQARKALKIQWQLDGLGRADTDQLRAQYLALANTEGALVPDPRFRKELPPLAKSPKRIVADFVFPYLNHAQMEPLACTVDLQPDACTLHYASQMPGVDAGAVAQQTGLPFDKVNIQVQMAGGGFGRRATPTAEFVREAVAVAQGLAAAGQRAPVKVIWSREDDMKAGYYRPFTVHRAEIGFDAQGQVQGWNHRIVSQSIVTGSPFEPFMVKDGVDATTPEGMGEPYQVPMRLSVHHPKVNVPVLWWRSVGSTHTAYVMETLIDEIAQATRQDPVAYRRKMIHPEAKRTLAALNLAVERSGYETRKLAPGQAWGVAVHASFESVVAYVVLATLEGKGKARRPRLLEVHAGVHCNLCVNPRTVEAQVQGAALMALGTTLPNHRITLKDGRVEQGNFDAYAMPRMADAPQRVAVHIVPSQDAPTGMGEPGLPPLAPALANAVARLTGRRQRELPFAPL
- a CDS encoding DoxX family protein, whose product is MPNSDLRARQALLALRLCLALLIFIHGAHRALSGGYLLFGEWLAGPGLPFSEALGSLRQPVGLSLAVGITALELIGAPLLAWGRWAVAPLCLLFSAVYATGIALVHAPFGWFVVGAGRNGAEYSVLLIVGLLATAWVQADRRRLR